The Maridesulfovibrio ferrireducens genomic sequence TCCATGCTTTGGATCTTCTGGTTAGTATTCGCCTATTTTCTGGGATCACTCCCCTTCGGACTTTTTATTGCTAAAATCGGTTGTGGAATTGACCCACGCACAGAAGGAAGCAAAAACACAGGTGCTACAAATGTTGCACGACTATGTGGATTTAAATATGGAGTCGCGGCTCTGTTATTAGATATAGCTAAAGGATTTATCCCGGTCCTCATGGCTTCTCAATACAGTCATAACTGGATGTTTTTATCTCTGGTTGCACTCTCCGCAGTCCTCGGTCATGTATTTTCCATCTTTTTGGATATGCGCGGCGGCAAAGCGGTTGCAACAACAATTGGAGCTTTTCTAGTCCTTGCACCTGCTGCAACTCTCTGGGCTGTAATTTTCTGTGTAGCTGTAATTATGCTGTCAGGATATGTATCAATGGGATCATTGACTCTTGCAGTTGCTCTACCTGTTCTGGCTTTGTTTACCGGAAGCTTCGGAGCGGTCCTTCTAGGATGTGTTTTAACAATAATTCTGTTCTGGACACATAGAGAAAACATTCGGCGCCTTGCAACAGGCGATGAAAATTCATGGAAGAAAAAATAACCTGAAATTATTCCAGACAAAAAAAGTCGATAAGTCACTAAAAATTTAAAGCCCGAAATCATCCACTATTGATGACGAATGATTTCGGGCTTCTTCTTTGCTGTTTTTACTTAAAAAATAATATAAAATTAATCTTTATATTTTTCTTGAATAGCCAAAACAAATTCCAACTTTTCAAAAAAGACATCAACCAAAGCAGGATCAAACATAATCTCCCGATTCTTTTTAATAAATTCGAGAGCCTTGTCCACATCCCATGGTTCTTTATATGTACGGCGACTACAAAGAGCATCAAATACATCGGTTATGCAGGTTATTCTTCCGGCAATATCAATATTTTCCGCTTTAAGCCCTCTGGGATAACCGGAACCGTTCCAATATTCATGGTGCTGATACGCAATAATCGCTGCCGTCTTTAAAAGCTTCCTGTTGCTTGCGGCCAATATTTTATACCCTATGTCGGTATGAGTCTTCACAATCTCAAATTCTTCAGGTGTAAGTTTACCGGGTTTTAATAAAATAGAATCCGGTATCCCGATTTTGCCGACATCGTGCATAGGTGAAGCATAATACAATTCATCTACATATTCAGAATCAAGTGCAAGGGCAGCTCCTAAAATTTTAGTCATCTCTGAAACGCGTACAACGTGACAAGCTGTCTCTTTTGAGCGGTTTTCAACAACCTCTCCAAGCATACGCACAATCTCTTTCTGAGTATCCAGTATTTCCTGATTCAAATAAATATTATCGAAAGCTACGCCGACATTATCGGAATAAATTCGCAATAAATCTTCATCCTGCTCACTGTGCTTTACACCGCAACCTTCAACATACAACAAATGTGAACCATACTGCCGTGTAGGAAGATAGCCGACATAGTCGTCACCGATAAAACGGCCATGACCGATACAACATATTTTATCAAATTTTTTCTTAGTATCATCTGATATTTCCTGACAATTTTCCACAATATCATGACACTCCGCATATCGACCGGTTGAAGCTATTATACGCATATTTTCCGAATCAGAACTGGAAACAGCCATACCGCTTCCTTCCATATATACAGAGTCACGAAGACCCAGAAGTGAAATAACCTGTGTAAGCACGCCCTGAGCAAGACGGCTTATGGATTGCTGCTGAAAAAGACTTCCTGAAGCTTCAATTATATACTTCAAACCTTTTCTATTCTGATCAATTACAAGTATATCTCTATAGGAACGCAAGGCGGAGAGCACAGAAGTAAAAAGACGCTGGGCTGTAAGTTCCCCTTTATGCTTATAGTCATTAATATCATATTCGATAATAACTTTACGCTCAGGAGCTTGCCCCGGTTGTCCGGTCCGAAGAATTATGCGGACCATTTTATTTTTCATTTCTTCCCGGATTATCCGGGCAACATCAAGTCCCGCATGAGTAGTTTCCATCACAACATCGAGAAGAATAACTGCGATATCGGACTGCTCGCGCATTATTTGCAAAGCTTCATCACCAGTATAGGCACTTATAAATTCAAGCTGTCCACCTTCAAAAGTAACATCATCAAGAACAAGACGTGTGGTGCTGTGCACATCCTCTTCATCGTCAACAATAAGTATTTTCCACTTTCTACCGTGATCACAAAAATGGTCACAACGTTCTTCAGCTGATTCTTCCGCAAAAAGAAGTTCATCATTATCAACAGAACCTTTGCCAACAACCATTGCAACCTCACTTATGACTTATCTGACTAAATCAAATAGGAATTATCAACGTAAAAACAGCCCCGTTACGACCTTCCTTTGAATAATCCAAAATCCAGTTATAACCGTCAATAACTCTCCTGACGATGCTTAACCCCATACCTACCGCTTCAGGTCTCTTGGTAAAAAAAGGATCATAAATATATGGAAGATCCGCATCATCAATTCCTGAACCGTTATCGATAACTTTTATCTGACACAATTCAGAATCAACCTGAACGCTAAGCTCGACCCGAGGTGAAGACTCATCACTGAATATAACAGCATTCTTCATCAATTCTTCAATAGCCTTCTTAAAAAGGTCTGGCCTTCCATCTATAACAGCATGCTTCAGACTGATATCAAACTCGACATTCTTATCAAGGTTTGCTGCAAATTTTTTAATCTCAATAACAACTTCTTCCAGAAGCGGAAAAATTTCAGAATTTTGATGATCGCAATTATCAATGGAAGCATAATCGGAAACACTACCGACAACTTCTTCCAGTCTGCCGGATTCCTCAGAAATAGTTTCCAGATACTTTGCGATGTCAGACTCTTGATCAAGTTTACGCGTTGCCAAATTGGCAAAACCGGTAATTGTCATTGTTCTATTTCTGATCTGATGCGCAACAGACATTGCGAGCTGGGCAAGACTAACGCGGTTTTGCTCAATCTTGCGTAAATCCCTATAGGACCTCAAAGCAGTCGTAATAGAAGTTGTCAGCCGTTGTGATGTAAGTTCAGCTTTCTGCCAGTAATCGTTGATATCAAGTTCAGTAATAACTTTATGCTCCGGCGCAACTCCCGGCTGTCCTGTTCTTAAAATTATTCTTACAAACTGATTATTTACAAAAGTCCTTATGCGTCTGGCAACATCAAGACCGGCAGTACTCGTCTCCATTACAACATCTAAAAGGACTACAGCTATATCATGATCTTTTTTAAGAATATTTAAAGACTCTTCCCCTGTAAAAGCACTAATAAATTCAAGCTTACGCCCCTCGAAAGAATAATCCCCAAGTACCATTTGAGTCATAGTGTGAATATCCGGCTCATCATCAACAACAAGGACACGCCAAGGCTTCGCCTTTTTGACCGGACGTTCTTCAACCTCTTCTCCCGTAAAAAGAAGCTCGTCATCAGCAAATAACTCAGTATCCTGCATCCTGAACCTCATAAGACAACAACTGCATTTTTTCCCACCGTTCTTATAAGATAACTCACTTCACACTAAATTTAAATATTTTGTTGCAAAAATAACAAGATTTAATATTTAAAAATTTTACCTGTCGTCACAGACTATTTCATATGTACAAACTGATTTACCTTGTAAATACAAACCATATCCACTAAGGTCCCAAAAGTTAATCTCCCTGAAGGATGAACCAAATGGAAATGCTAATAATTCTTATTGCTCTCATAATTTTCGCTTTCATTGTCTACTCTGTTTATGCGGGACGTACTGCAAAATACTCTCAGAGAAAAAGAGCTTTTGAACTTAAAGAAGCACACATGAACAGATCAATGGATCGCTTAAGATCTGAGATATCTTTAATTGAAGATGAAATCAAAAAAACAGAATTTCAAATAACTGAATCTTTTGATGACATTAAGTAAGTTGTCTGCACCCAAAAAGTCTTAGCACGGTACCCATCATGATGATTATAACCGCAATACTTCTTGTTCTAGCTACAATAGTTACAATATTTCTATGTAAAACTGTTGCTGCTAATTTCGATAAAAGAAATGAAATTTTAGTTGAAAAAGAAAAAAAATTATATTCTGAACAAGAAGAACTTAGAAAAAAAAGACGAAATATCAAAAGACAACTGGCAGAATTGAAAAAAAGTGCTAAAGAAGTTAAATCAGATGAAAAAGAACCTTCTAATACACCAACATCATTAAATTTAAAAGACTGGCTTGAAAAAAGACAATCTTTAGATTCCAACCAATATTCAACAGCATCACAATTTGCAGATGAAAAAAACATGAACCTTTTATCTGCAATGCTGACTCTGAACATAATAAGTGTAGAAACTTATGAAGAAGCTAAAAAACTAAAATTAAAAGCTTAACTTTTCTTAATAAATCACAATTAAAACGTCCGCATCAGATAACCCTGATGCGGACGTTTTTAATTATCAGCCTTTAATTTCTTTGATCTCTTAAATAATGTTCACGTATCTCAATTCTCACTCCATGCAGAGTCAAACTGATATCCCACAAAAATAACATCAAAGAACTGATGAGACTGACTATGCAGAGCGCAAAGCATATCTTAATTACCAAACCTATTCCAAGCTCGAAAAGAAAAGTAGAAAACAACATCAAAATAACAAGACTGACAAAAAATATACTAATGACGCACATAGCAATTGCGCTTCGTAATATTCTACACCTTTTATAAAGAATTTTAAGTTCACGATGAAGATAATCAACCTCTACATCAGAATGACTATTTAAAAGTAGAAGAATTTTTCTAATTTGATCCAATGGGCGAGCCAAACGATTAGTCATGGACAATAAAATTAAACCCACACCGGAAATCAAAATAACCGGAGCAATCGACCCCTGCATAATACGTATTAACTCTGAAGTATCCATAGACCTCAAACCTCACAAGTTAATTAATCTAATTATAAAAATTTACTTACCCCACCGCCTTGATTTGTTCAACCGGCTCAAAAACTTTTTAATCAGTACTTATTCTCTGCTCAAAAAAAACAAAGCCGGCTTTTATAAAAGCCGGCTTTGTTAAACATCTTAAATCGTAAACATTAAAATTCAGTTTTAAAGGTTTCACCTTTATGCACATGATACTTTAACCCGTAATTTTTTTTTAGGTGTGTGACTAACGAATCAATTGTCCCGTCATCAAGCCGTTGAACCCAAACAAAAACTCTTCTAAGCCCGTGCTCAACTCCTTCATAAGATGTAAACACGGTTGAAAGTCTAACGCCTCTTGCCCACAAGTCACTCAGCAATTCTTCCAGAGCGGGAGCTGAATCTTCCAACAAAAATGCGAATTGTGAACTTCCGCGATTTACCCCGGTAACAGTTGTCAAAAATCTATAAATATCAACATCGGTAATAATACCGACAAGCCCGAACTCGTCGACAACCGGCAGTCCTCCGATTTTATTTTCAAGCAGAGTTTCGGCTGCGATTTCCATACATGTATCAGGAGCAACAATGAATGGATCATGAGTCATTATGTCTTTAATCTTAAGCCCCTTCAAACCAACACTTTTAACAGAAGCTCCGTCTCCTGCCAGATACTTTGAAGGCATAGCATCACGGATATCTCTATCTGAAACTATCCCGATAACAAGACCGGAAGCTTCAGTTACAGGTATTTGCCTAATCCCGGCTTCTCGCATCATTTCAACTGCGTCACTTATAGGCGCACCAGGAAAGAGGGTTAAAACCTCTTCCGTCATCCAATCCCCTACTAGCATATGTAACTCCTAAAAATTCATTACCCTCAAACTTGATAAATACTCTTCCTAAGCGACTAAAAAGTCAAAAAAAACAGCTCTTAATCTTTATTACTCCGGAATTATAAAACTTCCCCCGAAGCAAATAAAACTTCATAAGAAACTCTTATTCCCTGATCT encodes the following:
- the plsY gene encoding glycerol-3-phosphate 1-O-acyltransferase PlsY encodes the protein MLWIFWLVFAYFLGSLPFGLFIAKIGCGIDPRTEGSKNTGATNVARLCGFKYGVAALLLDIAKGFIPVLMASQYSHNWMFLSLVALSAVLGHVFSIFLDMRGGKAVATTIGAFLVLAPAATLWAVIFCVAVIMLSGYVSMGSLTLAVALPVLALFTGSFGAVLLGCVLTIILFWTHRENIRRLATGDENSWKKK
- a CDS encoding DUF2721 domain-containing protein; amino-acid sequence: MDTSELIRIMQGSIAPVILISGVGLILLSMTNRLARPLDQIRKILLLLNSHSDVEVDYLHRELKILYKRCRILRSAIAMCVISIFFVSLVILMLFSTFLFELGIGLVIKICFALCIVSLISSLMLFLWDISLTLHGVRIEIREHYLRDQRN
- a CDS encoding CBS and ACT domain-containing protein, coding for MLVGDWMTEEVLTLFPGAPISDAVEMMREAGIRQIPVTEASGLVIGIVSDRDIRDAMPSKYLAGDGASVKSVGLKGLKIKDIMTHDPFIVAPDTCMEIAAETLLENKIGGLPVVDEFGLVGIITDVDIYRFLTTVTGVNRGSSQFAFLLEDSAPALEELLSDLWARGVRLSTVFTSYEGVEHGLRRVFVWVQRLDDGTIDSLVTHLKKNYGLKYHVHKGETFKTEF
- a CDS encoding response regulator; translated protein: MVVGKGSVDNDELLFAEESAEERCDHFCDHGRKWKILIVDDEEDVHSTTRLVLDDVTFEGGQLEFISAYTGDEALQIMREQSDIAVILLDVVMETTHAGLDVARIIREEMKNKMVRIILRTGQPGQAPERKVIIEYDINDYKHKGELTAQRLFTSVLSALRSYRDILVIDQNRKGLKYIIEASGSLFQQQSISRLAQGVLTQVISLLGLRDSVYMEGSGMAVSSSDSENMRIIASTGRYAECHDIVENCQEISDDTKKKFDKICCIGHGRFIGDDYVGYLPTRQYGSHLLYVEGCGVKHSEQDEDLLRIYSDNVGVAFDNIYLNQEILDTQKEIVRMLGEVVENRSKETACHVVRVSEMTKILGAALALDSEYVDELYYASPMHDVGKIGIPDSILLKPGKLTPEEFEIVKTHTDIGYKILAASNRKLLKTAAIIAYQHHEYWNGSGYPRGLKAENIDIAGRITCITDVFDALCSRRTYKEPWDVDKALEFIKKNREIMFDPALVDVFFEKLEFVLAIQEKYKD
- a CDS encoding HAMP domain-containing sensor histidine kinase, which gives rise to MQDTELFADDELLFTGEEVEERPVKKAKPWRVLVVDDEPDIHTMTQMVLGDYSFEGRKLEFISAFTGEESLNILKKDHDIAVVLLDVVMETSTAGLDVARRIRTFVNNQFVRIILRTGQPGVAPEHKVITELDINDYWQKAELTSQRLTTSITTALRSYRDLRKIEQNRVSLAQLAMSVAHQIRNRTMTITGFANLATRKLDQESDIAKYLETISEESGRLEEVVGSVSDYASIDNCDHQNSEIFPLLEEVVIEIKKFAANLDKNVEFDISLKHAVIDGRPDLFKKAIEELMKNAVIFSDESSPRVELSVQVDSELCQIKVIDNGSGIDDADLPYIYDPFFTKRPEAVGMGLSIVRRVIDGYNWILDYSKEGRNGAVFTLIIPI